Genomic segment of Panicum virgatum strain AP13 chromosome 2K, P.virgatum_v5, whole genome shotgun sequence:
GGACACACTGAGCACAAGCAATCAGCACACATTTCAGGATGAAAATAAATATGACCTCAGATGGACATGGTACAAAATTCATGGCATTCTTTGGATGCTCGCACACATATCGCTGCTGTGAATCGAATGGGCACCTCAATTAATTCTTTTCCTCTATAGTAAAAAAATAATCACTAGGACAATGTGGCAAATCATACCTGTCTATTGTGAAAGAATGTACACTATACAGTGTGATGCACAAAATTAAGACAGAATTTGAACACCTTGTCTAGCCTGGAACCATTCTGCCCTAGTAGAACAACCATGAAAACTCCAGTCCAGACTTCTATGAAGCAGAAAATTGCCACACTGGTGGGACCTCACCATCCATATAAGAGAATTTTGAATGAACAGGTGTATTTGTATCTGACAGATTTGATCTACATCATCTAGTGAGAGGTTCAAGCTGCACCTCCATCACGGCAGAAGAACCAGACTCTGATGAATTCCTGGCTGTACCATCAGGATGCAAAAGATCAACTGAATCATCTTCCTCGGTGTTACCTAATACCCAGTGCCCTCTGACACTTCTGTCGCTGCTCCTTCGTTTGACCTCCTTGTATTCCAAGCACAGCACAATAACTATAACCGAAAGCACCCACAGCATTAAGGCCCAAGTGAGCTCCTCTACATTCTCACTGTCATACCTATGGCCTAAATGCTTCATTCCCGTGAACAGCGCCACGATCCCAACAATAATCGCCGACCTGCCTGTGATAACATGCAGGTACTCCCACAGGATCCGATTCCGAGATGGAACCTCCACATTAGCTGGTTTACTAGGCCGGAATTTAGCATTCAGTGGCTGCAAAACTGCCAATAATAGGGCCAGCACACCAAACTTAACATGCACTGAGCTGACAAAGAAGCCACGGAGCTCGGCTGCAGCGAAAAGGACGCCAAGAAACATTATAGCTATTCCTGAGTACTGCAGGTAGACATGTATTTGGTACCACCCATCACCTTTCAAGCTCTTCAAATACCGGGCAGCCATTATTCCACCAGGAAGCAAGATGCCCCAGGCAACAAACATCATAAACCCATGAACAGCCAGAACAGGACGCAAATCCTGTTCTGCCTCAGCCGAACCTCCCAACAACAAAACTCGTATAGGCCGACTGCTTGTGACTGAATGCATGTTACTGTCTGTTAGATCATCTCCTGACCAGCTTGCACCCATGGCCCAAACAACCTTAAGGGGTGTGGTTGGATCAATTATGTTCTTGCATTCTACCTTTCCGCTACAAGAAGGTTTAAGAGGGCGGGTAAATTCAAATGTAATAATGCCATTCTCTGACTTGCACCGGACATATGTTATATTCTCAGATGTTGGGTGGATACCTGCAGCGCTCTTCCCATCAATCCAATAGGTTTGTACTCGCCCAACCCCATCGTTGCCAATCCAAGCAACATAGGTGTAGCTATTCACCATCCCACTCCCAAACCCAATAGCAAGGTATCCACTTTTCTTCTCGCCTCGAGCTGCAATAGATATAGAATCCGCCGACAGTTTCCAAAACAAAGTAACCTGTTGATCATCTAAAAGAACGCTGTTATTATACATGTCACTAAGGCCTCCATCAACCACTTGAACCTTCCATCCCATCTTCTGTTCATACAGTGACTGATAATAGACTAGATCAGGTGTATTCCGATCAGGCAGCCAAACCAGCTCTTTTGGAGTCGCTAGTACACCATGAGCATCAGGTCCACCAGCATATATGACCTCAGTTTTATTCCTCAATGTAGCATTCCCACCAATTGGATCTGAAGTGATATAGAGTGCCACATCATGCCCAGCCTGCACTGAGAACTTCACTGGCACACCCCTCTCGACCTTCAGCAGTGGCGCCTCCTTCTTGTTGATGTAAATCACCTTGTCGGGGTTTGGTGGGTTTGGGTAGCGCACTGCTGGAGCAGATGTCACCACAAGTGGTGTTTTCCGATCTGCGATGATCCTCTCCTGATCCTCCTTATTGTCCGCATCCAACGGTCCAAGGCAATTGTCCACTGTCTCCGATAAATTCAACCGGACAAATCCAAAGTTTGTGTCCTTAGGACCCCCATGGTTCTGTGGGAGGTAGTGCTGCCGCAGTGTGTCCGGCGGCCGCAGCTTCCCAATGGCCCAAAGCACATCCATTTCCTCCGTGGCACCCACTGGCAAGTCATACTTTGTATCCTCAGAATCAAGCTTCCTCACATACCTCACGAAGGACACTCCATCCCGGCGGTGTCCATACACCAGGATTGAATCATTCTTCCCGTCCTCGTAAACCTTGTCTGGGCAAACCCCAGACACCGGCGAGTCATCCTTCCCCAGTGTGCACTCGGTGTAGTCGCTTATGTAGTAGTCCTCGGCAAATGGTGTACCTTCCTCTGTGAAGCCGGACACAACTACATCGGCGTGGATCATGGCGGGGGCGTTGGCCTTGGGGTCCGCCCACCCAAATGCCATGTAGTACTCGGAGCCGATGGCCGCCTCGAGGCCGATCTCGACGGTTCCGGCGGAGGCGTTGAGCGTCCAGCGGAGGCGGTAGGTCTCCGTCTCCGAGAGCGGGATGCAGTTGTCGAACATGGTGGGCGCCCGCTCgattgcagcggcggcggaggtggcgagcTCGGAGGCGGTGCCGTTGGGGAGGAAGACGTGGCCGAAGTCGGAGGAGGTTTCGGGGTCGTAGAGCGCGAGGAGGCGCGGGAGCGGGCGCGCGAAGGGAAGCTCGAGGGAGGCGTTCCGGAAGGTGCGGTTGAGCGGGAGCGGCGAgaaggcgcggccggcggcgaggtcggccaTGGAGTGGCCGTCGGCGGCCCAGAAGCGcgcggagggggaggcggcgaggaggtcgAAGCGGGTGAGCTCGAGCGCGCAGGTGCCGTTGGCGGCCAGGCGCACCGTGCCGCGGAGCTGGTGCTGCAGCATGGTGAGGTCCGCGGAGAAGTTGGCCGTGAGGTTGGTGTGCGGGCACGACGCGGCCCCCGCTGCCGGggcggcgagcgccgcggcCAGCAGCGCGCCCGCGAGGAGCGCGAGCAGGGGGGGatcggccgccatggccgcggccggggcggcggatcGGGATCTGGGGGGGCGGCAGGTGGCGGAGGGATCTGGAAGCGGAGGGGGTTTCTGGGGAGGGGGCgcgaggcgggcgggcggcgatgTGGTGCGGCTCGGTGCGCGCGAGGCGTCCGGCGGATCTTGGCGGTCGCAGGGGGTGGTCCGGTCGCAGGAGGTGGGCGGCTCGCCGGCTGGCCGAGATCCACTTGGGTTTTGGGTGGTCAGGTCGGGACAGggtcgggcgcggcggcggcggcagcgactgGTGCGGGTGCGTCCGAAGGTGCGATGCCGGCGGGCAGGCAAGCACAAAGACACCGCACTGCAACTGCAAGGTGCAGGCTAGAAAATTCGTGGCACAAATCTTGTTAGTTTCTTCCCTTCCTTCAAATGGAGGCTTTAGAGACTGTATGGTTTGAATATCAAAACCTATCATTCCAAATATAGGTATACCTGTCCTTTTTATCCAAATTTTGATAACTTTGTAATAACATTTATTCAGTAATAGGTAGGCTATTTTTAATTCGAACCAAACAAGTGCCAAAATTTATAGACTTTGATTGGGCAGACCAGCCCAAAAAATACTCCTATCAGCTTTGGGACTTAGGCAGTTTTATACTTCCAGAGATTAAGGTAGAAGGACTTGTGAAACATTTGCTTAGACTACatgtaaggcaaacaaaggcgCCGATGCTTGGTGGGTTAGCTACCTGTATTTTGGCTGGCTAAAGGCATTCTTTGCTTGATCAGGAGGTAAGGAGGGTATTAAGAAACTTCTAGAGGATTGATGTCTTTGACTTTGACTATTTTCCTATTTCACTAT
This window contains:
- the LOC120686790 gene encoding cytochrome b561, DM13 and DOMON domain-containing protein At5g54830-like; its protein translation is MAADPPLLALLAGALLAAALAAPAAGAASCPHTNLTANFSADLTMLQHQLRGTVRLAANGTCALELTRFDLLAASPSARFWAADGHSMADLAAGRAFSPLPLNRTFRNASLELPFARPLPRLLALYDPETSSDFGHVFLPNGTASELATSAAAAIERAPTMFDNCIPLSETETYRLRWTLNASAGTVEIGLEAAIGSEYYMAFGWADPKANAPAMIHADVVVSGFTEEGTPFAEDYYISDYTECTLGKDDSPVSGVCPDKVYEDGKNDSILVYGHRRDGVSFVRYVRKLDSEDTKYDLPVGATEEMDVLWAIGKLRPPDTLRQHYLPQNHGGPKDTNFGFVRLNLSETVDNCLGPLDADNKEDQERIIADRKTPLVVTSAPAVRYPNPPNPDKVIYINKKEAPLLKVERGVPVKFSVQAGHDVALYITSDPIGGNATLRNKTEVIYAGGPDAHGVLATPKELVWLPDRNTPDLVYYQSLYEQKMGWKVQVVDGGLSDMYNNSVLLDDQQVTLFWKLSADSISIAARGEKKSGYLAIGFGSGMVNSYTYVAWIGNDGVGRVQTYWIDGKSAAGIHPTSENITYVRCKSENGIITFEFTRPLKPSCSGKVECKNIIDPTTPLKVVWAMGASWSGDDLTDSNMHSVTSSRPIRVLLLGGSAEAEQDLRPVLAVHGFMMFVAWGILLPGGIMAARYLKSLKGDGWYQIHVYLQYSGIAIMFLGVLFAAAELRGFFVSSVHVKFGVLALLLAVLQPLNAKFRPSKPANVEVPSRNRILWEYLHVITGRSAIIVGIVALFTGMKHLGHRYDSENVEELTWALMLWVLSVIVIVLCLEYKEVKRRSSDRSVRGHWVLGNTEEDDSVDLLHPDGTARNSSESGSSAVMEVQLEPLTR